From Luteolibacter yonseiensis, one genomic window encodes:
- a CDS encoding glycosyltransferase family 25 protein, producing the protein MKLKDYFERIFVINLPYKEERRARLTSHLAELGLAEPEDITWVRAVSGEKCPAPAYFQAGNGAWGCLHSHLRIVQDAIMDGLGNYLVLEDDVVFHEDSMRCLARFWEELPADWGQIYLGGQHLHDPEEVDGRPFVLRARNINRTHAFALRNVAFQAFQKHITHAPDYMRDNWHIDHQLGAAHERMDWNVYVPAWWVAGQEEGTSNISGRVTPRHWWNHHRHGGELPFIYLDEPPATEGERDRLMRQLHFGYNRKPDSVEDVGLDDCVGSPDALRRWLGMIAAEAIRHWMLPAIWHPSISIEEVRRLWDPGVLRLGEADIDVLLRYPGNGLFEHPLNSEGGVRRRRRVSAA; encoded by the coding sequence ATGAAACTGAAAGATTACTTCGAACGGATTTTTGTCATCAATCTTCCTTACAAGGAGGAGCGCCGGGCGCGTCTCACGAGCCATCTGGCGGAGCTGGGGCTGGCGGAGCCGGAGGATATCACGTGGGTGAGGGCGGTCTCGGGGGAGAAGTGCCCGGCACCGGCTTATTTCCAGGCGGGGAACGGAGCGTGGGGGTGCCTGCATTCGCACCTGCGGATCGTGCAGGACGCGATCATGGACGGGCTGGGGAATTATCTGGTGCTGGAGGATGATGTGGTTTTCCACGAGGATTCGATGAGGTGTCTGGCGCGGTTCTGGGAGGAGCTGCCGGCGGACTGGGGGCAGATTTATCTGGGGGGGCAGCATCTGCATGATCCGGAGGAGGTGGACGGGAGGCCGTTCGTGCTGAGGGCGAGGAACATCAACCGCACGCACGCGTTCGCGCTGAGGAATGTGGCGTTCCAGGCGTTCCAGAAGCACATCACGCATGCGCCGGATTACATGCGTGACAACTGGCACATCGACCATCAACTGGGCGCGGCGCACGAGCGGATGGACTGGAATGTGTATGTTCCGGCGTGGTGGGTGGCGGGGCAGGAGGAGGGGACGAGCAATATTTCCGGCAGGGTGACTCCGCGCCATTGGTGGAACCACCATCGCCATGGCGGGGAGCTTCCGTTCATTTATCTGGACGAGCCGCCCGCGACGGAGGGCGAGCGGGACCGGCTGATGCGGCAGCTGCATTTCGGCTACAACAGGAAGCCGGACAGCGTGGAGGATGTGGGACTGGACGATTGCGTGGGTTCTCCGGACGCGTTGCGGAGGTGGCTGGGGATGATCGCGGCGGAGGCGATCCGACACTGGATGCTGCCGGCGATCTGGCATCCTTCGATTTCGATCGAGGAGGTCCGCAGGTTGTGGGATCCGGGGGTGCTGAGGCTGGGTGAGGCGGATATCGACGTGCTGCTGAGGTATCCGGGGAACGGGTTGTTCGAGCATCCGTTGAATTCGGAGGGCGGGGTGAGGAGGCGGCGGAGGGTTTCGGCGGCGTAG
- a CDS encoding RHS repeat domain-containing protein: MNYQLKNSIRNLPVVAPEENGSGKTYQVASNYDSYGRLVWEKSPRGFITNYVYDVATGAVVRKIEDALVTPLSGAPEGWVTPPGGGLHLVTDYDIDRYGRVIRELGPVHNVQLAPTDAFTTAVRQVAYTLYLDAAQEVRRANGHATGSAGSYTFKTVGAVTITRTKLVEGGTVEERIEATRECDVGMLTAGEDFDDRCRWSKWSFETTDQWGKVSEGRVYHVIPATGSGTVGTHYEKVEYGYDAMKRLVRVKDETGTITRTVYDARGLVTATWVGTDDTGATDAMPRPVVTPATANNMVLVAENVYDNGAAGGDGLLTKIVRKAGDDPEDDREELRAYDSLGNLTEVRTSDGDMDLLAVYGYDSLGRVREVVRYRDSVGAGNFLGKEVNHHDSEGRIYRHEVWGAEDGVLTAAPLVSNRWFDASGNLIKETGPSSNAAVKYVYDGVERNLARYVVIEGDHPVTSGGSGSSSLGGELSSSSASGSNEWGFSSDSDSDKASSSSSSSGSPSSSSSSSSSSGGSPSSSGSGSESSGSESSGSESSGSGDSSGDGSGSGGSDDGSDDGSGSGDSSGSETDPMASCPDCDEDSGVGESGAGVGTDDGSGAPSCPMEQSEGPVRYATGELLHKAVDLSWKGFGFKWGHTRSYSNRMGRDGDGLNGYRWLLKELSHVAQNQGPDRNLMAVVTGANSTTWIEPRTDGSLRSLFGHRSQMIAEGTGLKLHLPDGSLKKFYGNTPAVAKKLRGRMKSLVNRNGNEMTLTYYSDGRLDKAQWAGEGRTGVFNYDYFTSDVGRNGRICAITQTIDGVNLQRVRYDYYQVESGGSPGDLKIALVEQWNTETGTWVEIRRNYYRYYVAGEANGFAHGLKMIIGPAGCRRMMTGGVSFVTTTDEELLGFSDFYFEYDGARRVKHEKINGGSMPYSFEYWKNPTEPSLSQVNTWATRTTETRPDGSKNIVYSNAGGKAILSILRAVGGASWHTYREYNSDYQTTLDARSSAIAGVTEPVIGGSSTLTVTLSDTGRVKIYDYNEETDPVAPRYLKSVSEQPGGNSSLREMLKSHSYGKHGDVAGGFKGVVTKTATETKVGGKTLRETKDYQFHDGAAIVTPPGAGGTYYPPNYISDDYVHLQETRTYDKGGNIILTSRSERYHDETARGPLYGANPGPGLAKGRRTYTAYWPDAIGRVRATAEYGTNSGADLTRPGVPPATSDSVLVTTRRFAGNGEANAIVDTLGRVTSWKSDARGRRTELVENEVDGGTATDQNRTTNYEYHSNSQLRKLIVKNAVTGDQETEWCYGVTPAGGSAIAHNGLVRRKKMADGGSYTNQYNRQGQAIRYTDPNGTVHEYEYDKLGRLVHDSVTAFGTGIDDLVTGISRGYSDQGQLAVVSSHRVGGTVNQVRFEYNAWGQLAADRQSVIGSVISTTPSVTYGYRDGTGNDIRPVSITHPSGRKINYRYGTAGGLNEQLGRIGSLRVEGATVDLVSYQYVGLDRFIRTSYVEGGMELNYNFTGGNSGDPYGGWDRHGRTREMRWMKGSTQIDRHAYTYDRAGQRLTQTNSPGGTNESQAFVYDGLRQLKNRIRGGTIRMEEFSYDPIGNWTGYDVWEDGVQTLDQSRVHNASNMLTQIDGSSALLAHDATGNLTQCPPDVGGSWSDSHQLKWDAWNRLAEVRDGSGDLIAAYEYDGLMRRTKAVTPDLATDTYYNHMWRPVEEHLDDGSTTTTHSYDWGLRYRDDLVRRVRKEGSGTPVVHYALHDYYNVTAITSSTGTVLERYRYSGFGEVGFLTAAYADKSASDYQWNILHKAQMRDEGTGWYNYGYRYYSPLLGRFINRDPIWEEGGTNVYAFVLNNGINGTDLYGLTPDMDTRGRIDRSWDELMKDYSDRGLEMTEKQKKALMRGCIGLALCKLNRTNGFPEEDVNTTCYQTEKETDGTKCGPGQRKVVFAKQGKYTEPDGPKKWPDGAIPKNSVEASDGKAGYNYVTRYPTKDGFRYGWGDHAWIYGDQNFTFHDVPANDRRYPDSMWCAACVPCKGGDGSEK; encoded by the coding sequence ATGAATTATCAACTCAAGAACAGCATCAGAAACCTCCCCGTGGTGGCACCGGAAGAGAACGGGAGCGGGAAGACGTACCAGGTGGCGAGCAATTATGATTCCTACGGCCGCCTGGTCTGGGAGAAGTCGCCGCGTGGCTTCATCACGAACTACGTCTACGACGTGGCGACGGGAGCGGTGGTCCGCAAGATCGAGGACGCGCTGGTGACGCCGCTTTCGGGCGCGCCGGAGGGATGGGTGACTCCGCCGGGCGGAGGGCTGCACCTGGTGACGGATTATGACATCGACCGCTACGGCCGCGTGATCCGCGAGCTGGGGCCGGTCCACAACGTGCAGCTGGCGCCGACGGATGCGTTCACGACGGCGGTGCGGCAGGTGGCCTACACGCTTTACCTGGATGCGGCGCAGGAGGTGAGGCGCGCGAACGGCCATGCCACGGGATCGGCGGGAAGCTATACTTTCAAGACGGTGGGCGCGGTGACGATCACTCGCACGAAGCTGGTGGAGGGCGGCACGGTGGAGGAGAGGATCGAGGCGACGCGGGAGTGCGACGTCGGGATGCTGACGGCGGGGGAGGATTTCGACGACCGCTGCCGCTGGAGCAAGTGGTCGTTCGAGACGACGGACCAATGGGGCAAGGTGAGCGAGGGACGAGTCTACCACGTCATCCCGGCGACTGGATCCGGAACGGTGGGGACGCATTATGAGAAGGTGGAGTATGGTTATGACGCGATGAAGCGCCTGGTCCGCGTGAAGGACGAGACGGGCACGATCACGCGCACGGTGTATGACGCGCGGGGGCTGGTGACGGCCACCTGGGTGGGCACGGATGACACGGGTGCGACGGACGCGATGCCGAGGCCGGTGGTCACTCCGGCGACGGCGAACAACATGGTGCTGGTGGCGGAGAATGTTTATGACAACGGTGCCGCGGGAGGGGACGGCCTGCTGACGAAGATCGTCCGCAAGGCGGGTGATGATCCGGAGGACGACCGCGAGGAGCTCCGGGCGTATGATTCGCTCGGAAATCTGACGGAGGTGAGGACTTCCGATGGTGATATGGATTTGTTGGCGGTTTATGGCTATGATTCGCTGGGCCGGGTGAGGGAGGTGGTGCGCTACCGTGACTCGGTGGGCGCGGGGAATTTCCTCGGCAAGGAGGTGAACCACCATGACAGCGAGGGCCGGATCTACCGCCATGAGGTGTGGGGTGCGGAGGATGGCGTGCTGACGGCGGCACCGCTGGTTTCGAACCGCTGGTTCGACGCTTCCGGGAACCTGATCAAGGAAACCGGTCCGAGTTCGAACGCGGCGGTGAAGTATGTTTATGACGGCGTGGAGCGGAACCTCGCGAGATATGTGGTGATCGAGGGCGACCATCCGGTGACCTCGGGCGGGAGCGGGAGTTCGAGCCTGGGTGGCGAGCTGAGTTCCTCATCGGCCTCGGGCAGCAACGAGTGGGGTTTTTCGTCCGATTCGGATTCGGACAAGGCGTCGAGTTCATCGAGCTCGTCGGGTTCCCCGAGCAGCAGTTCTAGCAGTTCCAGCAGTTCCGGCGGCAGTCCGTCGAGTTCCGGCTCCGGTTCGGAGTCTTCGGGTTCGGAATCGTCCGGCTCCGAGTCTTCCGGCTCGGGAGATTCATCCGGAGATGGCTCGGGTTCGGGGGGCTCGGATGATGGAAGCGATGACGGATCGGGAAGCGGCGATTCGAGCGGTTCGGAGACCGATCCGATGGCGAGTTGTCCGGATTGTGACGAGGACTCGGGTGTGGGTGAGTCGGGCGCGGGTGTCGGCACCGATGACGGATCGGGCGCGCCGTCCTGTCCGATGGAGCAGAGCGAGGGACCCGTCCGCTATGCGACCGGGGAACTGCTCCACAAGGCGGTCGACCTTTCGTGGAAGGGTTTTGGTTTCAAGTGGGGTCACACCCGCAGCTACTCGAACCGCATGGGCCGCGATGGCGACGGACTCAACGGCTACCGCTGGCTGCTGAAGGAGCTTTCGCACGTGGCGCAGAACCAGGGCCCCGACAGGAACCTGATGGCGGTGGTCACGGGGGCGAATTCCACGACGTGGATCGAGCCTCGCACGGATGGCAGCCTGCGGAGTCTTTTCGGGCACCGTTCCCAGATGATCGCCGAGGGCACCGGCCTGAAGCTGCATCTTCCGGACGGCAGCTTGAAGAAATTCTACGGCAACACTCCGGCGGTGGCGAAGAAACTGCGCGGGCGGATGAAGTCGCTCGTCAACCGCAACGGCAACGAGATGACGCTGACCTATTACAGCGACGGCCGCCTGGACAAGGCGCAGTGGGCGGGCGAGGGCCGCACCGGTGTGTTCAATTATGATTATTTCACCTCCGACGTGGGAAGAAACGGACGCATCTGCGCCATCACGCAGACCATCGATGGCGTGAACCTCCAGCGCGTGCGCTATGATTACTATCAGGTGGAGTCGGGTGGTTCTCCGGGCGATCTCAAGATCGCGCTGGTGGAGCAGTGGAACACGGAGACGGGGACCTGGGTGGAGATCCGCCGGAACTACTACCGCTATTATGTGGCGGGCGAGGCGAACGGATTCGCCCATGGCCTGAAGATGATCATCGGTCCGGCGGGATGCCGGCGCATGATGACCGGGGGTGTTTCCTTCGTGACCACGACCGACGAGGAGCTGCTCGGCTTCAGTGATTTCTACTTCGAGTATGACGGCGCGCGCCGCGTGAAGCATGAGAAGATCAACGGCGGGTCGATGCCCTACTCGTTCGAGTATTGGAAGAATCCGACGGAGCCGTCGCTTTCACAGGTGAACACCTGGGCGACGCGGACCACCGAGACGAGGCCGGACGGCAGCAAGAACATCGTTTACAGCAATGCGGGTGGAAAGGCGATCCTCAGCATCCTGAGGGCGGTGGGTGGCGCGAGCTGGCATACCTACCGCGAGTATAACTCCGACTATCAGACCACGCTTGACGCGCGTTCGTCCGCCATCGCCGGCGTGACGGAGCCGGTCATCGGCGGATCGTCCACGCTGACGGTGACGCTGTCGGACACCGGGCGGGTGAAGATTTATGATTATAACGAGGAGACGGATCCCGTGGCACCGCGTTATCTCAAGTCGGTCTCGGAGCAGCCGGGCGGGAATTCCAGCCTGCGGGAGATGCTGAAGTCCCACAGTTATGGCAAGCACGGGGACGTGGCCGGCGGATTCAAGGGCGTGGTCACGAAGACGGCGACCGAGACGAAGGTGGGCGGGAAGACCCTGAGGGAGACGAAGGATTACCAGTTCCACGACGGGGCGGCGATCGTGACGCCACCGGGCGCGGGCGGGACGTATTACCCGCCGAACTACATCTCGGACGACTATGTGCACCTGCAGGAGACGAGAACGTATGACAAGGGAGGAAACATCATCCTCACCTCGCGGAGCGAGCGCTACCACGACGAGACGGCGCGCGGTCCGCTCTACGGGGCGAACCCGGGGCCGGGTCTGGCGAAAGGCCGGCGCACCTACACCGCCTATTGGCCGGATGCCATCGGCCGCGTGAGGGCGACCGCGGAGTATGGAACGAACAGCGGAGCGGATCTCACCCGCCCCGGCGTGCCTCCCGCGACCTCGGACAGCGTGCTTGTCACCACCCGCCGGTTCGCCGGGAACGGTGAGGCGAACGCCATCGTGGACACCTTGGGCCGCGTGACGAGTTGGAAATCCGACGCCCGGGGCCGCCGCACCGAACTGGTCGAGAATGAGGTGGACGGCGGCACGGCCACGGACCAGAACCGGACGACGAATTATGAATATCACTCGAATTCGCAGCTGCGGAAATTGATCGTGAAAAACGCGGTCACGGGCGACCAGGAGACCGAGTGGTGCTATGGCGTGACGCCCGCGGGAGGCTCGGCCATCGCCCACAACGGCCTGGTGCGGCGGAAGAAGATGGCGGACGGAGGTTCTTATACGAATCAATACAACCGCCAGGGGCAGGCGATCCGTTACACCGATCCGAACGGCACCGTGCACGAGTACGAGTATGACAAGCTGGGCCGCCTGGTCCATGACTCCGTGACCGCGTTCGGCACCGGGATCGACGATCTCGTCACCGGCATCAGCCGTGGCTATTCGGACCAGGGCCAGCTCGCCGTGGTCTCCAGCCATCGGGTGGGCGGCACGGTGAACCAGGTGCGTTTCGAATACAATGCGTGGGGCCAGCTCGCGGCGGACCGGCAGTCCGTCATCGGGAGCGTGATCTCCACGACGCCGTCCGTCACCTATGGATATCGGGATGGCACGGGGAACGACATCCGTCCGGTTTCCATCACTCATCCGTCCGGACGCAAGATCAACTACCGCTACGGCACGGCGGGAGGGTTGAACGAGCAACTGGGCCGCATCGGAAGCCTGAGGGTGGAGGGAGCGACGGTGGATCTCGTTTCCTATCAATATGTCGGACTGGACAGGTTCATCCGGACGAGCTATGTGGAGGGAGGCATGGAACTGAACTACAATTTCACCGGAGGCAATTCCGGGGACCCCTACGGCGGCTGGGACCGCCACGGGCGGACCCGCGAGATGCGCTGGATGAAGGGTTCCACGCAGATCGACCGCCACGCCTACACCTACGACCGCGCGGGCCAGCGGCTGACCCAGACGAACAGTCCGGGCGGCACGAACGAGAGCCAGGCCTTCGTTTACGACGGGCTGCGCCAGCTCAAGAACCGCATCCGCGGCGGCACCATCCGCATGGAGGAGTTTTCGTATGATCCGATCGGGAACTGGACGGGCTACGACGTGTGGGAGGACGGCGTACAGACGCTCGACCAGAGCCGGGTGCACAATGCCTCGAACATGCTGACGCAGATCGATGGATCCAGCGCGTTGCTGGCCCACGACGCGACTGGGAACCTGACCCAGTGTCCGCCGGATGTGGGCGGAAGCTGGAGCGATTCCCACCAGTTGAAATGGGACGCGTGGAACCGCCTCGCGGAAGTGAGGGACGGCAGCGGGGATCTCATCGCCGCCTATGAATACGACGGCCTCATGCGCCGGACGAAGGCGGTCACGCCGGACCTTGCCACCGACACTTATTACAACCACATGTGGCGTCCGGTGGAGGAGCATCTCGACGACGGTTCAACCACGACGACGCACAGTTACGACTGGGGCCTGCGCTACCGGGACGACCTGGTGCGCCGCGTGCGCAAGGAGGGAAGCGGCACGCCGGTGGTCCACTACGCGCTGCACGACTACTACAACGTGACGGCCATCACCAGCTCGACAGGCACGGTGCTGGAGCGCTACCGCTACAGCGGCTTCGGCGAGGTGGGCTTCCTGACGGCGGCGTATGCGGACAAGTCCGCGAGCGATTACCAGTGGAACATCCTGCACAAGGCGCAGATGCGTGACGAGGGGACGGGGTGGTACAACTACGGGTATCGGTATTACTCGCCTTTGCTTGGGAGGTTTATCAACAGGGATCCGATTTGGGAAGAAGGTGGAACAAACGTCTACGCATTTGTATTGAATAATGGGATCAACGGGACGGATCTTTATGGACTCACGCCGGATATGGATACCCGAGGACGAATCGATCGATCATGGGACGAATTGATGAAGGATTATTCTGATCGAGGATTGGAAATGACTGAAAAGCAGAAAAAGGCTCTCATGAGGGGTTGTATTGGTCTTGCTTTGTGCAAGCTGAACAGGACCAATGGGTTCCCTGAAGAGGATGTGAATACAACCTGTTATCAAACGGAAAAGGAGACTGATGGCACCAAGTGCGGCCCCGGTCAGAGAAAAGTGGTCTTCGCAAAACAAGGTAAATATACCGAGCCCGATGGCCCAAAGAAGTGGCCCGATGGTGCGATCCCCAAGAACTCTGTTGAAGCTTCTGACGGGAAGGCTGGGTATAACTATGTGACAAGATATCCCACAAAAGATGGATTCAGGTATGGGTGGGGCGATCATGCCTGGATATATGGGGATCAAAACTTCACTTTCCATGATGTGCCGGCGAATGACAGGCGCTATCCGGACAGCATGTGGTGCGCGGCCTGCGTTCCTTGTAAAGGAGGAGATGGTTCTGAAAAGTAA